A region of Dehalococcoidia bacterium DNA encodes the following proteins:
- the arsM gene encoding arsenite methyltransferase yields MAQRTADEIRQAVSAAYGARAKDVAAGDTSGCCGDDCCGEARAGGVKAQYYSETQTDGLPETAVSYGCGNPVAIGSLQAGETVLDLGSGAGLDCFLAARQVGPAGRVIGLDMTDEMLALAAQNQAKIAAENVEFRKGVMEAMPVESASVDVIISNCVINLSPDKDAVFREAFRVLRPGGRLHVSDVVLLHPLSAAEQEDMSLWAGCIAGALERTDYAVRLHAAGFTDVVVTLKDGEDAQPWRSALIDAWKPGGSGRPRPVARLEPIEPIAVPGLQTGACCTTDADGNTRCC; encoded by the coding sequence ATGGCACAGCGAACGGCGGACGAGATCCGGCAGGCGGTGAGCGCGGCCTACGGCGCGCGCGCCAAAGACGTGGCTGCCGGCGATACCAGCGGCTGCTGCGGCGACGACTGCTGCGGCGAGGCGCGCGCGGGCGGCGTCAAGGCGCAGTACTACAGTGAAACACAGACCGACGGGTTGCCGGAAACAGCAGTCTCCTACGGCTGCGGTAACCCCGTGGCGATCGGCAGCCTGCAGGCCGGCGAAACCGTGCTTGACCTCGGCTCCGGCGCCGGACTCGACTGCTTCCTCGCCGCGCGGCAGGTCGGCCCCGCCGGCCGCGTGATCGGCCTGGACATGACCGACGAGATGCTGGCGCTAGCCGCGCAGAACCAGGCCAAAATCGCCGCCGAAAACGTCGAGTTCCGCAAGGGCGTGATGGAGGCGATGCCGGTCGAGAGCGCCTCGGTCGATGTGATCATCTCCAACTGCGTGATCAACCTTTCGCCCGACAAGGACGCCGTCTTCCGCGAGGCGTTCCGCGTGCTGCGCCCCGGCGGCCGGCTGCACGTCTCCGACGTCGTGCTGCTGCACCCGCTCTCGGCGGCCGAGCAGGAGGACATGAGCCTCTGGGCCGGCTGCATCGCCGGCGCGCTGGAGCGCACGGATTATGCCGTCCGCCTGCACGCCGCCGGCTTCACCGATGTCGTCGTCACGCTCAAAGACGGCGAGGACGCGCAGCCCTGGCGCAGCGCCCTGATCGACGCCTGGAAGCCGGGCGGCAGCGGCCGGCCGCGCCCGGTCGCCCGCCTGGAGCCGATCGAGCCGATTGCCGTGCCCGGCCTGCAAACCGGCGCCTGCTGCACGACCGACGCCGACGGCAACACGCGCTGCTGCTGA
- a CDS encoding metallopeptidase TldD-related protein, whose product MTSQANGAPRGGAGAAFFAGRFGIDEQLCERLLGVALGRGGDYAELYFEHRENGNIVFEDQKVKSAGGGVMSGVGVRVIRGDSIGYAYTEDLSFEAIKAACEAAAHISTAGEQNLPVGIDAAPTPSYYPVLNPAAEVGAAEKLAVIRRADEAARRYHPSIVRVDVSLVDELKRVLIASSDGKFISDVQPMVRFNVGCLSEIDGSRQTARSGGGGRYGMEYFAQVTPEALAIEAAREAVLLQEAVPAPAGVMPVVLGAGDSGILLHEAVGHGLEADFNRKQTSTYSGRVGQLVASELVTVVDDGTIVNSRGSINIDDEGNPGRRNTLIEDGVLRAYMQDRISAKHYRTDPSGNSRRETFRHYPMPRMTNTYMLAGETPPEEIIRSVDKGIYCVAYSGGQVNISNGDFVFSVTEGYLIENGRLGSPIKGVTLIGNGPDVLSRVTAVGTDYKLSDGRWTCGKDGQSVPVGVGMPTVLVSGITVGGTEQAAGGGELS is encoded by the coding sequence ATGACTTCGCAAGCCAACGGCGCGCCGCGCGGCGGCGCGGGCGCGGCCTTCTTCGCCGGCCGCTTCGGCATCGATGAACAGCTCTGCGAGCGGCTGCTCGGCGTCGCGCTCGGCCGCGGCGGCGACTACGCCGAGCTCTACTTCGAGCATCGCGAGAACGGCAACATCGTCTTCGAAGACCAGAAGGTGAAGAGCGCCGGCGGCGGTGTGATGTCCGGCGTCGGCGTGCGCGTGATCCGCGGCGACTCGATCGGCTACGCCTACACGGAGGATCTCAGCTTCGAGGCGATCAAGGCGGCCTGCGAGGCGGCGGCGCACATCAGCACCGCGGGCGAGCAGAACCTGCCCGTCGGCATCGACGCGGCGCCCACACCCTCCTACTATCCCGTGCTGAACCCCGCGGCCGAGGTCGGCGCCGCCGAGAAGCTGGCCGTGATCCGCCGCGCCGACGAGGCCGCGCGCCGCTACCACCCCTCGATCGTGCGTGTGGATGTGAGCCTGGTGGACGAGCTGAAACGCGTGCTGATCGCCAGCTCGGACGGCAAGTTCATCTCCGATGTGCAGCCGATGGTGCGCTTCAACGTCGGCTGTCTCTCCGAGATCGACGGCAGCCGCCAGACGGCGCGCTCGGGCGGCGGCGGCCGCTACGGCATGGAGTACTTCGCGCAGGTCACACCCGAGGCGCTGGCCATTGAAGCGGCGCGCGAGGCGGTGCTGCTGCAGGAGGCCGTGCCGGCGCCGGCGGGCGTGATGCCCGTGGTGCTGGGGGCCGGCGATTCGGGCATCCTGCTGCACGAGGCGGTGGGCCACGGGCTGGAAGCCGACTTCAACCGCAAGCAGACCAGCACCTACTCCGGCCGCGTGGGCCAGCTCGTCGCTTCCGAACTCGTCACCGTGGTGGACGACGGCACGATCGTCAACAGCCGCGGCTCGATCAACATCGACGACGAGGGCAACCCCGGCCGCCGCAACACGCTGATCGAGGACGGCGTGCTGCGCGCCTACATGCAGGACCGGATCTCCGCGAAGCACTACCGCACCGACCCGAGCGGCAACTCGCGCCGCGAGACCTTCCGCCACTACCCGATGCCGCGCATGACCAACACCTATATGCTTGCCGGCGAGACGCCGCCGGAAGAGATCATCCGCAGCGTGGACAAGGGCATCTACTGCGTCGCCTACAGCGGCGGGCAGGTGAACATCTCCAACGGCGACTTCGTCTTCTCCGTGACCGAGGGCTACCTGATCGAGAACGGCCGCCTGGGCTCGCCGATCAAGGGCGTGACGCTGATCGGCAACGGGCCGGACGTGCTCTCCAGGGTCACGGCCGTGGGCACGGACTACAAGCTCAGCGACGGCCGCTGGACCTGCGGCAAAGACGGCCAGAGCGTGCCGGTGGGCGTGGGCATGCCGACCGTGCTCGTCTCCGGCATCACCGTGGGCGGCACCGAGCAGGCCGCGGGCGGCGGAGAGCTGTCATGA
- a CDS encoding YciI family protein, translating to MPDAQFYAYRIQPTRPAMLTEGLSPAELDSFQRHSAYLQTLVDDGIACFIGRTLNRDASGWAATVFKAESEAAARAVMNADPFVRDGVMRAELFPFRIVAIKEANAS from the coding sequence ATGCCCGATGCGCAATTCTACGCCTACCGCATTCAGCCCACACGGCCCGCCATGCTGACTGAGGGCCTGAGCCCCGCCGAGCTGGACAGCTTCCAGCGCCACAGCGCCTACCTGCAAACGCTTGTGGACGACGGCATCGCCTGCTTCATCGGCCGCACGCTGAACCGCGACGCCAGCGGCTGGGCGGCAACCGTGTTCAAAGCCGAGTCGGAAGCGGCGGCCCGCGCCGTGATGAACGCCGACCCCTTCGTGCGGGACGGCGTGATGCGCGCCGAGTTGTTCCCCTTCCGCATCGTCGCCATCAAGGAAGCGAACGCCTCCTGA
- a CDS encoding Ig-like domain-containing protein, with product MRWPLLAALLAVIAAGLPGLSGSRPALALTANACSQDESLTQTTQVNTAFPQGVAVTTVNQNGTNFTVVPNVPVTFTAIPAANGASGTFDNGTATKTVTSSGTGLADPGTFKANGIASTTSTDFYQVTATLVGSTNQCSTYFMNNSGTSVVGQVATLSVQSPQFQHTLVGTTFPSAFSVVALDSSARTLAGATITATAPTSGASGTFAGGLIVVTAVTGSTGIATFPAFTANLIAGFYSVQFTAGIAIPQAESLTNDGFPTTTTLTSSPSGTAMFGQPITLTASVTHSQGTTVPPGAVQFDLDGSPIAACSAATLVNAAATCTLGTLAVGAHSFQAVYAGGGSYNGSTSATLPLTVIQAATATTLTSSPSTTVFGQAVTFTATVTAATSGAVAPTGNVSFSEGAVLLGSGTVANGTATFTTSALSAGTHTITATYSGDTNFLTSTVNFAQTVGQASTAVALSTSGSPSLFGQTVTFTATVTPVAPGAGTPTGSVSFSDGTTPLGTGTVANGVATFTTSTLTAGSHPITAVYNGDASFAGSTSSALTQQITSPPAVVSVSSSLSPSVFGQNVTLTATLSPGAGGLPTPTGSVTFAEGSTVLAANVPLVNGVATFTTSALAAGQHTITVTYGGDASNGAASGSVVQTVAQAGTALALASSANGPSPFGQSVTFTATVTLVAPGAGTPTGSVTFTSSDGTPLNGGAPVALAANGRASVSTTALQIGTATITATYGGDTNFTGSSGSLAQVVTRPPAVVTVATGGSPSVFGQDVIFTATLAPGVAGLPTPSGNVTFLDGSTVLAANVALQNGVATTSTSALAVGSHTITVSYAGDASNGAASGGVAQTVAQAATTLALSSSANGSPPFGQSVTFTATVSVVAPGAGTPTGTVTFMDGSTVLAANVPLQNGAAATTTSTLTVGVHAITATYSGDAGFAGSSGSLNQAVGVITTTVLLQVRPSPAFAGQEVTLGVTVGDTGGATALSYRGSMTPSSTTSLAGATPAGSVTFSDNGTPIATVPLTNGAAVTTTTSLAIGSHSLTAAYSGDSTHAPATSAAVALTIVQPPVALGGPVPPAGAPPGGGGTGTSGSGTTTGSGGTAPAGTGGNSGGNQAGPPTVTVTYAAGWNLVSGPDGQIFSGSDNPLYAFQPGDTAYEVLPAGSPTHAGVGYWVYFPAQTTVTLNASTATSLTITLPAGQWVLIGNPSQQTLQLHGADEAQTWDTASGTYLSVTSIGAGQGVWVYSQNGGELTLSP from the coding sequence TTGCGCTGGCCACTGCTCGCGGCGCTGCTTGCCGTGATCGCGGCCGGCCTGCCCGGCCTCAGCGGCTCGCGTCCGGCGCTGGCCTTGACGGCGAACGCCTGCAGCCAGGATGAGAGCCTCACCCAGACGACGCAGGTCAACACGGCCTTTCCCCAGGGGGTCGCCGTCACCACGGTGAACCAAAACGGCACGAACTTCACCGTCGTGCCCAATGTCCCCGTCACGTTTACCGCGATACCGGCGGCGAACGGCGCCAGCGGCACCTTCGACAACGGCACCGCGACGAAGACGGTGACTTCCAGCGGGACGGGGCTGGCCGACCCAGGCACCTTCAAGGCGAACGGCATCGCCAGCACGACCAGTACGGACTTCTACCAGGTCACGGCGACGCTGGTAGGCAGTACAAACCAATGCTCAACCTATTTCATGAACAATTCCGGCACGAGCGTCGTCGGCCAGGTCGCGACGCTGAGCGTGCAGTCGCCTCAATTTCAGCACACGCTCGTCGGCACAACCTTTCCCTCCGCATTCTCTGTTGTCGCGCTCGACAGCTCTGCCAGAACGCTGGCAGGCGCGACCATCACGGCGACCGCGCCGACCAGCGGCGCCAGCGGCACCTTCGCCGGCGGCCTCATCGTGGTGACGGCCGTGACCGGCTCGACCGGCATCGCGACGTTCCCCGCCTTCACAGCGAACCTGATCGCCGGCTTCTACAGCGTGCAGTTTACCGCGGGCATTGCCATACCGCAGGCCGAATCGCTGACAAACGACGGCTTTCCCACAACCACTACGCTGACCTCGTCGCCCAGCGGCACGGCGATGTTTGGTCAGCCCATAACCTTGACCGCCTCCGTGACGCACAGCCAGGGGACAACTGTTCCCCCCGGCGCCGTGCAGTTCGACCTGGACGGCAGCCCGATCGCCGCCTGCTCCGCGGCTACGCTGGTCAACGCCGCGGCAACCTGCACGCTCGGCACGTTGGCCGTGGGCGCCCACAGCTTCCAGGCGGTCTACGCCGGCGGCGGTTCGTACAACGGCAGCACTTCGGCCACACTGCCGCTGACCGTGATCCAGGCAGCGACCGCCACCACCCTGACGTCGAGTCCCAGTACGACGGTCTTCGGCCAGGCCGTCACCTTCACGGCTACGGTGACGGCCGCGACGTCCGGCGCCGTCGCGCCGACCGGCAACGTGAGCTTCTCCGAAGGCGCCGTGCTGCTCGGCTCGGGAACGGTGGCAAACGGCACGGCCACGTTCACGACGAGCGCGCTCAGCGCGGGCACCCACACAATCACCGCAACCTACAGCGGCGACACGAACTTCTTGACAAGCACCGTCAACTTCGCGCAGACCGTCGGCCAAGCCAGCACGGCTGTGGCGCTGAGCACCAGCGGCAGCCCATCGCTTTTCGGCCAGACGGTGACCTTCACAGCCACCGTGACGCCGGTGGCGCCGGGCGCAGGAACGCCGACCGGCTCCGTGAGCTTCAGCGACGGCACGACACCGCTCGGGACGGGAACGGTGGCCAACGGCGTGGCCACGTTCACGACGAGCACGCTCACGGCGGGTTCTCATCCGATCACCGCGGTCTACAACGGCGACGCCAGCTTCGCCGGCAGCACTTCGAGCGCGCTGACGCAGCAGATTACGAGTCCCCCCGCGGTCGTGAGCGTCAGCAGCAGCCTCAGTCCCTCCGTCTTCGGCCAGAACGTCACCCTCACCGCGACACTATCGCCCGGTGCGGGGGGACTACCCACACCCACGGGCAGCGTGACGTTCGCCGAGGGCAGCACGGTGCTGGCGGCGAACGTGCCCTTGGTGAACGGCGTGGCGACCTTCACCACCAGCGCCCTGGCCGCCGGCCAGCACACGATCACCGTGACGTACGGCGGGGACGCCAGCAACGGCGCCGCCAGCGGCAGTGTTGTCCAAACGGTGGCCCAGGCAGGCACGGCGCTCGCGCTCGCCTCATCAGCGAACGGCCCATCGCCGTTCGGCCAGAGCGTGACCTTCACGGCGACCGTAACGCTGGTCGCCCCCGGCGCGGGCACGCCGACGGGCAGCGTCACGTTCACGTCGAGCGACGGCACGCCGCTGAACGGCGGCGCGCCGGTGGCGCTGGCGGCGAACGGCCGGGCGAGCGTCTCGACCACGGCGCTGCAGATCGGCACGGCGACGATCACCGCGACCTACGGTGGCGACACGAACTTCACCGGCAGCTCCGGCTCACTGGCGCAGGTCGTTACGCGCCCGCCAGCCGTCGTGACCGTCGCCACCGGCGGCAGCCCCTCCGTGTTCGGCCAGGACGTGATCTTCACCGCGACGCTGGCGCCCGGCGTGGCGGGCCTGCCCACACCTTCTGGCAACGTGACATTCTTGGACGGCAGCACGGTGCTGGCGGCAAACGTTGCGCTGCAGAACGGCGTCGCCACGACTAGCACCAGCGCACTGGCCGTCGGTTCGCACACGATCACGGTGTCGTACGCAGGCGACGCCAGCAATGGCGCCGCCAGCGGCGGCGTGGCACAGACCGTGGCGCAGGCCGCCACGACGCTCGCGCTCAGCTCCTCGGCGAACGGCTCACCGCCGTTCGGCCAGAGTGTCACCTTCACGGCGACGGTGAGCGTGGTGGCGCCCGGCGCCGGCACGCCCACCGGCACGGTGACGTTCATGGATGGGAGCACCGTCCTGGCGGCGAACGTGCCGCTGCAAAACGGCGCGGCCGCCACGACCACCAGCACGCTGACCGTCGGTGTTCATGCCATCACCGCGACCTACAGCGGCGACGCCGGCTTCGCGGGCAGCTCCGGCTCGCTGAACCAGGCGGTCGGCGTGATCACGACGACGGTCCTGCTCCAGGTTCGTCCGTCGCCGGCCTTCGCCGGCCAGGAGGTGACGCTGGGCGTCACGGTAGGTGACACAGGAGGGGCGACCGCACTCAGCTACCGCGGCAGCATGACGCCAAGTTCAACGACATCGCTCGCGGGCGCGACGCCGGCGGGCAGCGTCACCTTCAGCGACAACGGCACGCCGATCGCCACGGTGCCGCTGACCAACGGAGCGGCGGTGACGACCACGACCTCGCTGGCGATCGGCAGCCACAGCCTCACAGCCGCCTACTCCGGCGACAGCACGCACGCGCCCGCCACGTCGGCGGCAGTTGCCCTTACCATCGTGCAGCCGCCGGTCGCGCTTGGCGGTCCAGTGCCGCCAGCCGGCGCCCCACCGGGAGGCGGCGGAACCGGCACCAGCGGCAGCGGCACAACCACCGGCAGCGGAGGGACGGCGCCGGCGGGTACCGGCGGCAACAGCGGCGGGAACCAGGCCGGGCCGCCGACGGTGACGGTGACCTACGCCGCGGGCTGGAACCTGGTCAGCGGACCGGACGGGCAGATCTTCAGCGGCAGCGACAACCCCTTGTATGCCTTCCAGCCCGGCGATACGGCATACGAAGTGCTCCCAGCCGGCAGCCCGACACACGCGGGTGTGGGCTACTGGGTCTACTTCCCAGCGCAAACCACCGTGACGCTCAACGCGAGCACGGCAACCTCGCTCACGATCACGCTGCCGGCGGGCCAGTGGGTGCTGATCGGCAACCCGAGCCAGCAGACGCTGCAACTACACGGCGCGGACGAAGCGCAGACCTGGGACACGGCGAGCGGCACCTATCTTTCGGTTACGAGCATCGGGGCGGGGCAAGGCGTGTGGGTGTACAGCCAGAACGGCGGCGAACTCACGCTCAGCCCATAA
- a CDS encoding metalloregulator ArsR/SmtB family transcription factor, which yields MKQLEQTEQETRAVRMLRAMANPVRFRIVRLLAERDTCVCGELVEALPLAQSTVSEHLKVLKDAGIVRGTIGGPNTCYCLDPQALRFLGGVFGALEQQACC from the coding sequence GTGAAGCAGCTGGAGCAGACGGAGCAGGAGACGCGGGCAGTGCGCATGCTGCGCGCCATGGCCAACCCCGTTCGCTTCCGCATCGTGCGGCTGTTGGCCGAGCGCGACACCTGCGTCTGCGGCGAGCTGGTCGAGGCGCTGCCACTGGCGCAAAGCACGGTCTCGGAGCACCTGAAGGTGCTCAAGGACGCGGGCATCGTGCGCGGCACGATCGGCGGGCCGAACACCTGCTACTGCCTGGACCCGCAGGCGCTGCGCTTTCTCGGCGGCGTTTTTGGCGCACTGGAGCAGCAGGCGTGCTGCTGA
- a CDS encoding YbjN domain-containing protein — translation MSESVSQPLSQFTIERLEALFDAAGVCYDRAEGEPSLYLRHGCDRVPHELRLTVSPELGYCAIYQHDIGLFAPALAEPARLGEACRLALLLNGAMLFGAFMLYRFGGHSLSFGTVLPTGAAELSFAQIMQAVSCVCAEVDRCYPLLQAVLWGGLSAEEALARYQAGFDHGDNGPDGDGGPDDGGPGGPEDGPKLEAAVLDPEAIDRIDAAFLREYTPPTLSAPPPRRRSGRGAGRQAKRRMRLQGSAIPDRLGVTVRRPQPLATSLGLGLCAHEIAGLCLFDLAGAAAFVSLHGDECRPDPALLDCSIAPRPGGRRP, via the coding sequence GTGTCCGAGTCCGTGTCCCAGCCGCTCAGCCAGTTCACGATCGAGCGCCTGGAAGCGCTGTTCGACGCCGCGGGCGTCTGCTACGACCGCGCCGAGGGGGAGCCTTCGCTCTACCTGCGCCACGGCTGCGATCGCGTGCCGCACGAGTTGCGGCTGACCGTCTCGCCCGAGCTGGGCTACTGCGCGATCTACCAGCACGACATCGGTCTCTTCGCCCCGGCGCTGGCCGAGCCGGCGCGGCTGGGCGAGGCCTGCCGCCTGGCGCTGCTCCTCAACGGCGCCATGCTGTTCGGCGCGTTCATGCTCTACCGCTTCGGCGGCCACAGCCTCTCCTTCGGCACGGTGCTGCCCACCGGCGCGGCCGAGCTGAGCTTCGCGCAGATCATGCAGGCCGTCTCCTGCGTCTGCGCCGAGGTCGATCGCTGCTATCCGCTCCTGCAGGCGGTGCTCTGGGGCGGCCTTTCGGCCGAGGAGGCGCTGGCCCGCTACCAGGCCGGCTTCGACCACGGCGACAACGGTCCTGACGGCGACGGCGGTCCCGACGACGGCGGCCCCGGCGGCCCGGAAGACGGGCCGAAGCTCGAAGCCGCGGTGCTGGACCCGGAGGCGATCGACCGCATCGACGCCGCCTTCCTCCGAGAGTACACCCCTCCGACCCTTTCAGCGCCGCCGCCGCGGAGGCGATCCGGGCGCGGCGCGGGGCGGCAGGCGAAGCGCCGGATGCGCCTGCAAGGGAGCGCGATCCCTGACCGCCTTGGCGTGACCGTGCGGCGCCCTCAGCCGCTAGCGACCAGCCTCGGACTTGGGTTATGCGCGCACGAGATCGCGGGACTATGCTTGTTCGACCTTGCAGGCGCCGCTGCGTTCGTGTCGCTTCACGGGGACGAGTGCCGGCCGGATCCGGCATTACTCGATTGCTCAATTGCACCGAGGCCAGGAGGACGACGGCCATGA
- a CDS encoding amino acid transporter: MPDSLGPWQPLSVGEVAVLFAGLSVPWWISGGWALDLFLGRQTREHGDTDVLVLRQDQLVVRAALAGWDLYAADPPGSLRPWRRGEWLDEPIHDLWCRRGPEAPWAVQLMLANAEAGRWSFRREPSIGGPLAQLTCRTADGIPFLAPAVQLLYKATDAPRPRDEADFTTVLPRLDAERRAWLAAALRRYKPEHPWLARLESA; this comes from the coding sequence GTGCCGGACTCGCTCGGCCCGTGGCAGCCGTTGAGCGTAGGCGAGGTGGCGGTGCTGTTCGCCGGGCTCTCCGTGCCATGGTGGATCTCGGGCGGCTGGGCGCTCGACCTGTTTCTCGGCCGGCAAACGCGCGAGCACGGTGACACCGATGTGCTGGTGCTGCGGCAAGATCAACTCGTGGTGCGGGCGGCTCTGGCCGGCTGGGATCTGTACGCCGCCGACCCGCCCGGCAGCCTGCGGCCGTGGCGCCGGGGGGAATGGCTCGACGAGCCGATCCACGATCTCTGGTGCCGGCGCGGGCCGGAGGCGCCGTGGGCGGTGCAGCTCATGCTCGCCAACGCCGAGGCCGGCCGCTGGAGCTTCCGCCGTGAGCCGTCGATCGGCGGGCCGCTGGCGCAGCTCACCTGTCGCACGGCAGACGGCATCCCCTTCCTCGCGCCCGCAGTGCAGCTGCTCTACAAGGCGACGGATGCGCCGCGGCCGAGAGACGAAGCCGACTTTACCACCGTGCTGCCGCGGCTCGACGCCGAACGCCGGGCCTGGCTGGCCGCAGCGCTGCGCCGCTACAAGCCCGAGCATCCCTGGCTTGCGCGGCTGGAATCGGCGTAG
- a CDS encoding GNAT family N-acetyltransferase translates to MPAIVSVEVTSAALHEKTVLRHLLELYKYDFSEFTGEDVDAHGLFGYRYLDHYWTEPARWPFLFKVRPAAAGSGAEGRLAGFALVSDRTILPENAGGFDLAEFFVLRRHRRQGIGVAAAGQLFDRFPGRWEVRALAENTGTVAFWRRAIGACTGGAFQEVILDNDAWRGPVQSFVAAGPGARARN, encoded by the coding sequence ATGCCTGCCATAGTCAGCGTCGAGGTCACGTCCGCCGCCCTGCACGAGAAGACCGTGCTGCGACACCTGCTGGAGCTGTACAAGTACGACTTCAGCGAGTTCACGGGCGAGGACGTAGACGCCCATGGCCTCTTCGGCTACCGCTACCTGGACCATTACTGGACGGAGCCGGCGCGCTGGCCCTTCCTCTTCAAAGTACGTCCGGCCGCGGCCGGTTCTGGAGCCGAGGGCCGGCTCGCCGGCTTTGCCCTGGTCAGCGATCGCACCATCCTGCCCGAAAACGCCGGCGGCTTCGACCTGGCCGAGTTCTTCGTGTTGCGCCGGCACCGCCGGCAGGGGATCGGCGTTGCAGCGGCCGGGCAGCTCTTCGATCGCTTTCCCGGCCGCTGGGAGGTGCGCGCGCTGGCGGAGAACACGGGCACCGTCGCCTTCTGGCGCCGCGCGATCGGCGCCTGCACCGGCGGCGCGTTTCAGGAGGTCATACTGGACAACGACGCCTGGCGCGGCCCGGTGCAGTCCTTCGTTGCGGCTGGCCCCGGCGCTCGGGCGCGGAATTGA
- a CDS encoding cytochrome P450, whose product MTTLSESTRSESSPEFDPFSAAFLSDPYPWFARYRAEAPVFYSPALDYWVLSRYEDVRAAFRDTATYSAANALSPIQPPCPRAAAALRDGGFRSVPTLTNTDPPVHTRARRIANAAFTPRLVARMEPFVRELAGRMIEERLWGGRSDIVRALTWELPALVIFKVLGVPDEDVPRVKEGSSNRLLFMFGRSEEEQQVQIAEGMAAFWRYTEELASSRREQPRDDFTSELVHTLDLEGKPLSQQEAATVLFGLLLAGHETTTNLLSNGLRRFLERRVIWEELCAEPALIPNAVEEVLRYDPSVVIWRRKMRAASRIRGVDVPADANLLLLVGSANRDEEVFEDPDVLDIRRANAREHLAFGLGNHLCLGAPLARLEARVVFEELARRRPGLRLVSGQPLTFHPNISFRGPASLLVEWDTAPS is encoded by the coding sequence ATGACCACGCTGAGTGAAAGCACCCGCTCCGAATCCAGCCCCGAGTTCGATCCGTTCTCCGCGGCGTTTCTCAGCGACCCGTACCCCTGGTTCGCCCGTTACCGCGCCGAGGCGCCGGTGTTTTACAGCCCGGCGCTCGACTACTGGGTGCTCTCACGCTACGAAGATGTGCGCGCCGCCTTCCGCGACACGGCCACCTACTCCGCCGCCAATGCCCTGTCCCCGATCCAGCCGCCCTGCCCGCGCGCCGCCGCGGCCCTGCGCGACGGCGGCTTCCGCTCCGTGCCCACGCTGACGAACACCGACCCGCCCGTGCACACCCGCGCCCGCCGCATTGCCAACGCCGCCTTCACGCCGCGGCTCGTGGCGCGCATGGAGCCCTTCGTGCGCGAGCTGGCCGGCCGCATGATCGAGGAGCGGCTGTGGGGCGGCCGCAGCGACATCGTGCGGGCACTCACCTGGGAGCTGCCGGCGCTGGTGATCTTCAAGGTGCTGGGCGTGCCCGACGAAGATGTGCCCCGCGTGAAAGAGGGCTCCTCCAACCGGCTGCTGTTCATGTTCGGCCGCTCGGAGGAGGAGCAGCAGGTGCAGATCGCCGAGGGCATGGCCGCCTTCTGGCGCTACACCGAAGAACTGGCGTCCAGCCGGCGCGAGCAGCCGCGCGACGACTTCACCAGCGAGCTGGTACACACGCTCGACCTCGAAGGCAAGCCGCTCTCGCAGCAGGAGGCGGCGACGGTGCTCTTCGGCCTGCTGCTCGCCGGGCACGAAACGACGACGAATCTGCTCTCCAACGGTCTGCGCCGCTTCCTCGAACGGCGTGTGATCTGGGAAGAGCTGTGCGCCGAGCCGGCGTTGATTCCCAATGCGGTGGAAGAGGTGCTGCGCTACGATCCGTCGGTCGTGATCTGGCGGCGCAAGATGAGGGCCGCCTCGCGCATCCGCGGCGTCGATGTGCCGGCGGACGCCAACCTGCTGTTGCTCGTTGGCTCGGCCAACCGCGACGAGGAGGTGTTTGAAGACCCGGACGTGCTCGACATCCGCCGCGCCAACGCCCGCGAGCATCTGGCCTTCGGCCTCGGCAACCACCTCTGCCTGGGCGCGCCGCTGGCGCGGCTGGAGGCGCGCGTCGTCTTCGAGGAGCTGGCGCGGCGGCGGCCGGGCCTGCGCCTCGTGTCCGGCCAGCCGTTGACGTTCCATCCGAACATCTCCTTCCGCGGCCCTGCCTCGCTGCTGGTGGAGTGGGACACGGCGCCGTCGTAG